One stretch of Mobula birostris isolate sMobBir1 chromosome 23, sMobBir1.hap1, whole genome shotgun sequence DNA includes these proteins:
- the LOC140186992 gene encoding mitochondrial import receptor subunit TOM20 homolog: MRKTGAIAAGVCGALVLAYCIYFDRKRRNDPSFKERLQQRRRKQKEATVDNGVFNLPNQKDAEAMQAFFLNEIQLGEETLSQGDYEVAVNHLSNAIAICGQPQQLLQVLQQTIPPPIFQMLLVKLATAI, encoded by the coding sequence ATGAGGAAGACTGGTGCGATTGCAGCAGGCGTCTGTGGTGCTCTCGTTCTGGCATACTGCATCTACTTCGACAGAAAGCGGAGAAATGATCCCAGTTTTAAGGAAAGGCTACAGCAGCggaggaggaagcagaaagaggcCACGGTAGACAATGGGGTCTTCAACCTCCCAAACCAGAAGGACGCAGAAGCCATGCAGGCATTTTTCCTGAATGAAATCCAGCTGGGGGAAGAGACCCTGTCACAAGGTGACTACGAGGTGGCCGTCAATCATCTGTCCAATGCAATTGCCATTTGTGGTCAACCCCAGCAGCTCCTTCAGGTCCTTCAACAGACCATCCCCCCGCCAATTTTCCAAATGCTTCTGGTGAAACTCGCAACTGCCATCTAA